One segment of Arcanobacterium haemolyticum DSM 20595 DNA contains the following:
- a CDS encoding histidine phosphatase family protein, with protein MPLKRIILLRHGQTENNSQARIQGAQNTPLNATGREQASQAAAVLAPLGITRIVSSDLDRAVETAAAVSRETGIGVEIDDRLRERGYGEWEGLTSVEIKAEYPEAWARWRAGEEPGVAGIETRDVNGQHVAEAIEEYAKEAESEAGEQTLLFVSHGSALVNGVMVLMGQNPSAWNMLQGMENCHWAEVVSRPGAVPSWRIKSWNR; from the coding sequence GTGCCACTCAAACGAATAATTCTCCTGCGCCACGGGCAAACTGAAAATAATTCCCAAGCACGCATTCAGGGGGCGCAAAATACGCCGCTAAACGCTACGGGGCGCGAACAAGCAAGCCAAGCCGCTGCGGTACTGGCACCGTTGGGAATCACGCGAATCGTATCGTCTGACTTGGATCGTGCTGTGGAAACCGCGGCCGCCGTTTCGCGCGAAACAGGAATCGGCGTGGAAATTGACGATCGGTTGCGCGAACGCGGCTACGGCGAATGGGAAGGCTTGACCTCGGTAGAAATCAAAGCCGAATACCCAGAAGCCTGGGCACGCTGGCGTGCTGGAGAAGAACCAGGCGTGGCTGGAATCGAAACGCGTGATGTGAACGGGCAACACGTTGCTGAAGCGATCGAAGAGTACGCGAAGGAAGCGGAATCTGAGGCGGGGGAGCAGACTCTGCTGTTTGTTAGCCACGGATCTGCACTGGTTAATGGCGTTATGGTGCTCATGGGGCAAAATCCATCAGCATGGAACATGCTTCAAGGGATGGAAAATTGTCATTGGGCGGAAGTTGTGTCACGTCCAGGCGCTGTTCCTTCGTGGAGAATCAAATCGTGGAATAGGTAA
- a CDS encoding class I SAM-dependent methyltransferase gives MDYSSSLPQSDRSTSTAAGHWVLARAGKRVLRPGGLKLTKRMLSAADMQGKEIVEFAPGLGRTAQLIVTEGVSSYVGVDQDPAAVARVEAIVKPHGGTVINAKAQDTGLSGESAEVVVGEAMLTMQGEKAKAEIVAEAFRLLKPGGYYAIHELGLTPNDIDPELADGLRKQLARTIRVNARPLTENEWRTVLTNAGFEVEWISFAPMALLSPRRNLADEGLLGVVRIIRNLIRDKALRARVFQMRSTFNKYRDHLTGIAIVAKKPSN, from the coding sequence ATGGATTACTCGTCTTCTTTGCCTCAATCTGATCGTTCAACAAGTACCGCTGCCGGGCATTGGGTGCTCGCTCGCGCTGGTAAGCGGGTGCTTCGCCCTGGCGGGTTGAAGTTGACGAAACGTATGTTGAGTGCCGCCGATATGCAGGGAAAAGAAATCGTGGAGTTTGCTCCAGGCCTTGGTCGTACTGCCCAATTGATCGTGACCGAAGGTGTATCCTCCTATGTTGGTGTTGATCAAGACCCGGCGGCAGTCGCACGGGTGGAAGCCATCGTCAAACCTCACGGCGGAACAGTCATTAATGCTAAAGCGCAAGACACCGGGTTAAGTGGCGAAAGTGCCGAGGTGGTGGTGGGGGAAGCGATGCTAACCATGCAAGGCGAAAAAGCCAAAGCCGAAATCGTTGCCGAGGCATTCCGTCTCCTCAAACCAGGCGGTTATTACGCCATCCACGAGCTCGGCCTCACCCCAAATGACATTGACCCAGAGTTGGCTGATGGGTTACGCAAGCAATTAGCCCGGACGATTCGAGTTAACGCGCGCCCGCTGACCGAGAATGAATGGCGTACGGTGCTAACTAATGCTGGTTTTGAGGTGGAATGGATTAGTTTCGCACCGATGGCGCTATTGTCTCCCAGGCGTAATCTTGCCGATGAAGGTCTCTTGGGAGTCGTCCGGATTATCCGTAACCTAATCCGCGATAAAGCCCTACGAGCCCGGGTTTTTCAGATGCGATCCACTTTCAACAAATACCGCGACCACCTGACCGGAATCGCTATAGTAGCTAAGAAACCATCCAACTAA
- a CDS encoding class I SAM-dependent DNA methyltransferase yields the protein MSLSTFISSSRNIMRGDAGVDGDAQRIAQLTWMLFLKVYDAKEANWEIMLDDYESIIPERLRWRSWAPDHKDGRSMTGDELLIFLNEDLFPTLKTLPITENTPLSQTIVKGVFEDSNQYMKDGILIRQLVNLINEINFDDYADLHAFGEIYETLLKELQSAGSSGEYYTPRAVTDFMIKMLNPKLGERVADFAAGTSGFLTSALKHLDTQVESVEDREKFQNAVFGIEKKPMPYLLGVTNLLLHDVDEPAFFHGNSLSRNVREYKEHEKFEVIAMNPPYGGTEQEAVKANFPQAFRSSETADLFVALITYRLKKNGRAGVVLPDGFLFGSDGAKLALKERLIKEFNLHTIIRLPGSVFSPYTSIATNLLFFDKTHPTKDVWFYRVGKPEGYKNFSKTKPLLLEHLQPAMDWWSSREEISDADGNPKAKRYSAQEIIDGGYNLDLCGFPQASTEVLSPAETIANYKTRRAELDAQIDAQIALIESLLAVKE from the coding sequence ATGAGTCTGTCTACGTTCATTTCTTCCTCGCGCAACATTATGCGCGGGGATGCCGGTGTCGATGGCGACGCTCAGCGCATCGCCCAACTCACTTGGATGCTCTTCCTCAAGGTTTATGACGCGAAGGAAGCCAACTGGGAAATCATGCTCGACGACTATGAGTCGATCATCCCCGAACGGCTTCGCTGGCGCAGCTGGGCACCAGACCACAAGGACGGCCGCTCCATGACCGGCGATGAGCTGCTGATCTTCCTCAACGAAGACCTATTCCCAACACTGAAGACTTTGCCGATCACGGAGAACACCCCGTTGAGCCAGACGATCGTCAAGGGTGTATTTGAGGATTCCAACCAGTACATGAAGGACGGCATCCTCATCCGTCAGCTGGTGAACCTCATCAACGAGATCAACTTCGATGACTACGCAGACCTCCACGCCTTCGGAGAGATATACGAAACCCTCCTCAAGGAACTCCAGAGCGCTGGCAGCTCCGGTGAGTACTACACCCCGCGCGCGGTTACTGACTTCATGATCAAAATGCTGAACCCGAAACTCGGGGAGCGGGTCGCCGATTTCGCCGCCGGAACCTCGGGCTTCCTTACCTCGGCACTCAAGCATCTGGATACCCAGGTGGAGTCGGTGGAGGATCGCGAGAAATTCCAGAATGCCGTGTTCGGTATTGAGAAGAAGCCAATGCCGTACCTGCTGGGTGTCACCAACCTGCTTCTACATGACGTCGACGAGCCCGCCTTCTTTCACGGCAACTCACTCTCGCGAAACGTTCGCGAATACAAGGAGCACGAGAAGTTCGAAGTCATCGCGATGAACCCGCCCTACGGAGGAACCGAACAAGAAGCAGTGAAGGCGAATTTCCCGCAAGCCTTTCGATCCTCCGAAACTGCCGACCTTTTCGTCGCGCTCATTACCTACCGACTCAAGAAGAACGGCCGAGCAGGCGTGGTGCTGCCAGACGGATTTCTCTTTGGTAGCGACGGCGCGAAGCTGGCTCTCAAGGAGCGACTTATCAAAGAATTCAACCTGCACACGATCATCCGACTACCAGGTTCAGTGTTCTCGCCGTACACCTCCATCGCGACCAACTTGTTGTTCTTTGACAAGACTCACCCCACGAAGGACGTGTGGTTCTATCGGGTAGGCAAACCCGAAGGTTACAAGAACTTCTCCAAGACCAAGCCACTCCTGCTTGAGCACCTGCAACCTGCGATGGACTGGTGGAGCAGCCGAGAGGAGATCAGCGACGCTGACGGTAATCCGAAGGCCAAGCGCTATTCCGCCCAAGAGATCATTGACGGCGGTTATAACCTCGACCTGTGTGGCTTCCCGCAAGCATCCACCGAGGTGCTCAGCCCAGCAGAGACCATCGCAAACTATAAGACTCGACGTGCTGAGTTGGACGCCCAGATCGATGCCCAAATCGCGCTCATCGAATCACTACTGGCGGTGAAGGAATGA
- the rsfS gene encoding ribosome silencing factor: MSATQEAIDLTIIAARAAADVKATSITAIDVAERLALTDTFLVVSGSTERQVRAIVDSVEESMYKAGCRRQRREGMEGEAHWVLLDFGIIMVHVQQDEDREFYALEKLWADCPSIELPEDIQASEAAQESALAAYFSGGIDQATGARATSSSDLI, from the coding sequence GTGAGCGCAACACAAGAAGCTATTGACCTAACCATTATCGCTGCCCGTGCGGCAGCAGATGTGAAGGCTACATCAATCACCGCCATTGACGTCGCTGAACGTCTGGCACTTACTGACACGTTCCTCGTCGTTTCTGGTTCTACTGAACGTCAGGTTCGTGCAATCGTTGATTCGGTTGAAGAATCAATGTACAAGGCCGGATGCAGGCGCCAGCGCCGTGAGGGCATGGAAGGTGAAGCACACTGGGTACTGCTGGACTTTGGTATCATCATGGTTCACGTTCAGCAGGATGAAGATCGTGAATTCTACGCGCTCGAAAAGCTTTGGGCAGATTGCCCATCGATCGAACTTCCTGAAGATATTCAAGCATCCGAAGCCGCACAGGAATCTGCACTCGCAGCATATTTCTCTGGTGGAATTGACCAGGCTACGGGTGCACGGGCTACGTCGTCGTCTGATCTTATCTGA
- the hsdR gene encoding EcoAI/FtnUII family type I restriction enzme subunit R — protein MSDISGERLSEEDVKLRYITPALVEIAWWKPEQIKMEVITPGQIIVRGEKAVRGKSGSADYVLRRTRNRKPLAVVEAKKLELSADAGLQQALDYAEKLDAPFAYSTNGTSFVEHDRLTGREREFRMDEFPTEDELWQRYLDAKNLHGREVELVDEPYYFDSFKNKVPRYYQQVAIDRTIEAIANGQKRLLLVMATGTGKTFTSFQIIWRLLKSGAVKRVLYLADRNVLIDQTMRDDFSPFSGKITKVQNKELDSSYEVYMSLYQQLAGDEGDEPFRQFKPEFFDLVVVDECHRGSAREASLWRRVLDYFSGAIHIGMTATPKETKDVSNITYFGDPVYTYSLKQGIEDGFLAPYKVLRVGLDVDLEGWRPYQGQRDVDGNEIEDREYNVKDFDKNLVIDERTKMVAKYVASWLRRYGTDSKTIVFCVDIEHAERMRRALITEMPEEVAKDWRYVMRITGDEQTGKAQLDNFQDVNEKYPTAVTTSKLLTTGVDIKTVKLIVLESNIGSMTEFKQIIGRGTRLAEDHGKQFFTILDFRGSTRLFADPDFDGEPVVFKPVGPPVPGDDGEEVPPEWPEDDEVDPNTPPIPAGGEDPEPPLPPGREEKVRVRGVEVKLLNERVQYIDPTTGNLIIESLRDFSRTTLRGTYKTLDSFIQAWNDADQKTALVAELQEKGVFLDAIRAEAGGHFDDVDDFDLIMHVAFDRPPLTKKERIDQVKKRGYLHQYSSAAEQVLAALLDKYADVGISELEDVRVLTNEPFVQFGSPVKIISLFGGKNEYLAAVKTLQDVIYETAA, from the coding sequence ATGAGTGATATCTCTGGCGAGCGGCTGAGCGAAGAGGACGTCAAACTCCGCTACATCACTCCCGCGCTGGTTGAGATTGCTTGGTGGAAGCCAGAGCAGATCAAGATGGAAGTGATCACGCCGGGTCAGATCATCGTTCGCGGCGAGAAGGCAGTGCGTGGCAAGTCGGGCAGTGCCGACTATGTGCTCCGGCGGACGCGCAACCGCAAGCCGCTGGCTGTGGTTGAGGCGAAGAAACTTGAGCTCAGTGCTGATGCTGGTCTCCAACAAGCTCTCGACTACGCCGAGAAGCTCGATGCACCGTTCGCTTATTCAACGAATGGTACGTCCTTTGTTGAGCATGACCGCCTGACTGGTCGTGAGCGTGAGTTCAGGATGGATGAGTTCCCGACCGAGGACGAGTTGTGGCAGCGCTATCTGGATGCAAAAAATCTGCACGGACGTGAGGTAGAGCTAGTTGATGAGCCTTACTACTTCGACTCATTCAAGAACAAAGTTCCTCGTTACTACCAGCAGGTAGCGATTGATCGCACGATTGAGGCGATCGCGAATGGACAGAAGCGTCTTTTGTTGGTGATGGCTACTGGTACGGGTAAGACGTTCACGTCGTTCCAGATCATTTGGCGGTTATTAAAATCGGGCGCGGTCAAGCGCGTTCTGTACCTCGCTGATCGGAATGTGTTGATCGATCAGACGATGCGTGACGATTTTTCGCCGTTCTCGGGCAAGATCACAAAGGTTCAAAACAAGGAGCTCGATTCCTCTTACGAGGTTTACATGAGTCTCTACCAGCAACTTGCTGGTGATGAAGGTGATGAGCCGTTCCGCCAGTTCAAGCCGGAGTTCTTTGATCTGGTGGTGGTGGATGAGTGTCATCGTGGTTCGGCACGTGAGGCGTCGCTGTGGCGTAGGGTGCTCGATTACTTCTCGGGTGCGATCCACATCGGTATGACGGCCACGCCGAAGGAGACGAAGGACGTCTCAAACATCACCTACTTCGGCGATCCGGTTTATACGTATAGCTTGAAGCAGGGCATTGAGGACGGCTTCCTTGCACCTTACAAGGTGTTACGTGTCGGCTTGGATGTTGATCTTGAGGGCTGGCGTCCCTATCAGGGGCAGCGCGATGTCGATGGCAACGAGATCGAAGATCGCGAGTACAACGTCAAGGACTTCGACAAGAACTTGGTGATCGATGAGCGCACCAAAATGGTAGCTAAGTATGTCGCCTCGTGGCTGCGGCGATATGGCACGGATTCAAAGACGATCGTGTTCTGCGTGGATATTGAGCACGCAGAGCGGATGCGTCGTGCACTGATCACCGAGATGCCCGAAGAGGTAGCCAAGGACTGGCGCTACGTCATGCGCATCACCGGTGACGAACAAACCGGCAAGGCTCAACTCGACAATTTCCAGGACGTCAACGAGAAGTATCCGACCGCGGTGACTACCTCGAAATTACTCACCACAGGTGTGGATATTAAGACAGTGAAGTTGATTGTTCTTGAGTCCAACATCGGTTCGATGACGGAATTCAAGCAGATCATCGGTCGCGGCACCCGCCTCGCGGAAGATCACGGCAAGCAGTTCTTCACCATTCTCGATTTCCGTGGTTCAACGCGTCTGTTTGCCGATCCTGATTTCGACGGCGAACCAGTGGTCTTCAAACCAGTCGGGCCTCCAGTTCCAGGAGACGACGGGGAAGAGGTTCCACCCGAGTGGCCCGAAGATGACGAGGTCGATCCGAATACTCCGCCGATTCCCGCGGGCGGGGAGGATCCTGAACCACCGTTGCCGCCGGGGCGTGAAGAGAAGGTCCGGGTGCGTGGCGTTGAAGTGAAGCTGCTCAATGAGCGTGTGCAATACATCGACCCAACCACAGGTAACTTGATTATCGAGTCTTTGCGCGATTTCTCGCGCACCACGTTGCGCGGCACGTACAAGACATTGGATTCATTCATTCAAGCCTGGAACGATGCCGACCAGAAGACAGCCCTCGTGGCCGAGCTCCAGGAGAAAGGTGTGTTCTTGGATGCGATCCGTGCCGAGGCCGGAGGGCATTTCGACGACGTTGACGACTTTGATCTGATTATGCACGTCGCTTTCGACCGTCCACCGCTGACCAAGAAGGAGCGGATCGATCAGGTGAAGAAGCGCGGATACCTGCATCAATACTCGTCGGCAGCCGAGCAGGTGTTGGCCGCACTGCTCGACAAGTACGCCGACGTGGGTATTAGCGAGCTTGAGGATGTTCGAGTGCTCACCAATGAGCCGTTCGTGCAGTTCGGTTCGCCGGTGAAAATTATTTCTTTGTTTGGCGGTAAGAACGAGTACTTGGCTGCGGTCAAGACTCTGCAAGACGTCATCTATGAGACCGCTGCCTAG
- a CDS encoding cupin domain-containing protein: protein MSAETPASPALGFINNLANEIEYASGSTVSKTLLRAEGVNVVLFSFDAGEELSEHTAAMPVLVETLEGELEITAEGKTVTLLPGGVVHFTTRLPHAVKAIKPSKMVLYMLARP, encoded by the coding sequence ATGAGCGCTGAAACTCCAGCATCCCCAGCCCTAGGCTTTATTAACAATCTAGCTAATGAAATCGAGTACGCGTCAGGCTCAACTGTCTCCAAAACCTTGCTGCGTGCCGAGGGAGTCAATGTCGTCCTATTTTCTTTCGATGCCGGGGAGGAACTTTCCGAGCACACGGCTGCAATGCCAGTGCTCGTTGAAACCTTAGAAGGTGAGCTTGAAATCACCGCCGAAGGTAAAACCGTGACTCTGCTACCTGGTGGTGTAGTGCATTTCACTACCCGATTACCGCATGCCGTTAAAGCCATCAAGCCGTCAAAAATGGTGCTCTACATGCTGGCAAGACCTTAA
- a CDS encoding type IV toxin-antitoxin system AbiEi family antitoxin domain-containing protein has translation MTQNILEDLVRTDDGVLRVSAATKLGISAPTIYAFARSRGLQKMSKGIYADANGWHDEMWLTSLRWPRAVFSHHTALFTHSLTDREPGTMTLTVPSGYNATALRKAGLQVFYIKPELLEMGRTKVPTPDGHLVPCYDLERTICDVLRSRSHIDPQILTATMQGYVRRSDKQLAVLATYAQQLGLSGLVSQYLEVLL, from the coding sequence ATGACCCAAAACATTTTGGAAGATCTGGTACGCACCGATGATGGCGTCTTACGTGTGTCTGCTGCTACGAAGTTAGGGATCAGTGCTCCCACGATCTACGCATTCGCTCGTTCACGTGGGCTGCAAAAGATGTCGAAAGGCATCTATGCCGACGCTAACGGGTGGCACGATGAGATGTGGCTGACCTCGCTGCGCTGGCCGCGCGCAGTTTTTTCTCATCACACCGCACTGTTTACTCACTCCCTTACTGACCGTGAACCTGGCACAATGACTCTCACTGTCCCATCGGGCTACAACGCCACTGCGCTGCGCAAAGCAGGTCTGCAGGTGTTCTACATCAAGCCTGAGCTGCTGGAGATGGGCAGAACGAAGGTGCCAACTCCTGATGGGCACCTAGTGCCCTGCTACGATCTTGAACGCACTATCTGTGATGTGCTGCGCTCGCGTTCACACATCGATCCGCAGATCCTCACCGCTACCATGCAAGGATATGTGCGCCGCAGCGATAAGCAACTGGCCGTGTTGGCAACCTATGCTCAACAGCTGGGGCTTAGCGGGTTGGTATCGCAGTACTTGGAGGTGTTGTTGTGA
- a CDS encoding nucleotidyl transferase AbiEii/AbiGii toxin family protein, whose amino-acid sequence MKINSAVQLKGRIKNTAREREVDPRVLLRIYMMERFLDRVSQSSYHDRFVLKGGMLISYLIGVNLRTTMDIDTTMYNLPLNINGVQEFIDEVIQIDTGDGVVFILDRLEEIMEQADYPGIRAHLTAAFDHTTTPVKVDISTGHTITPGAIETSLDAMFAQPIPMLVYPTATIIAEKLHTVLSRATFNTRMRDFYDLHALTQAQGSQLDPAQLQAAFRATMQTRRSLVLIEQHHSIMASIANSETMRTAWQHFSQRYEWAKALTWDDVLTSTQALLDAALTDPDRS is encoded by the coding sequence GTGAAAATTAATAGTGCTGTCCAGCTCAAGGGGCGGATTAAAAATACCGCGCGTGAGCGTGAGGTTGACCCGCGCGTGTTATTGCGGATCTACATGATGGAACGATTCTTAGATCGCGTTTCTCAATCTTCTTACCACGATCGGTTCGTCCTCAAAGGCGGCATGTTGATCTCCTACTTGATCGGAGTCAACCTGCGCACCACCATGGACATCGACACCACCATGTATAACCTCCCGCTCAACATCAACGGCGTTCAAGAATTCATCGACGAGGTTATCCAAATCGATACCGGTGACGGTGTTGTCTTCATACTGGATCGGCTTGAAGAGATCATGGAACAAGCTGACTACCCAGGCATTCGCGCACACCTGACCGCCGCATTCGATCACACCACCACACCGGTCAAAGTCGACATTTCTACCGGCCACACCATCACACCCGGCGCGATTGAAACCTCACTTGACGCGATGTTCGCCCAGCCAATTCCCATGCTGGTCTACCCCACCGCCACGATCATCGCTGAGAAACTCCACACCGTCCTATCAAGGGCCACGTTCAACACTCGCATGCGTGACTTCTACGACCTGCATGCCCTCACCCAGGCGCAGGGCTCCCAGCTTGATCCAGCACAACTACAGGCAGCATTTCGGGCAACTATGCAAACTCGGCGAAGCCTCGTCTTGATCGAACAACATCACTCCATCATGGCCTCGATTGCCAATAGTGAGACGATGCGCACTGCTTGGCAGCACTTCAGTCAACGCTACGAATGGGCCAAAGCCCTCACATGGGACGACGTACTCACCAGCACACAAGCACTCCTCGACGCCGCCTTGACTGATCCTGACCGTTCGTAA
- a CDS encoding thiol-activated cytolysin family protein codes for MTRRFLATVAGTALLAGAFAPGVAFGVDASTQTDPVSPTSSATETVNRSDQTASNPTDKTTPAPAAQTGESAQDPKPVKQKDFPAVKTQPAQTVDNGREIDKFIRSLDYDPVGVLAVQGEKIETVPVTKESFKNGTYTVFKHEKKTFNNLRGDISVIEANNANTFPGALVRANQNLSKGSPTVVGIDRAPITVSVDLPGLLSGKGEKVIQNPHKSSVQGGINELLKGWTDMHSTYPNHAAKISYDELMVNSKEQLEAKFGLGFEKVANKLDVNFDAIHKHERQVGIASFKQIFYTVSTDTPNNPHELFAKNVTKQDLIDRNIDKKNPLAYISNVSYGRQIFVKLETDSTDNDVKAAFSAVFKGSFGNGKTDVDTKYKNILNKTRATVYVLGGSAQKGVEVATGSIEDLKRIIKEESTFSTTVPAVPVSYTVNFVKDNQRAVVKNTGEYIETTATTYNSGFITLRHRGGYVAKFALEWDEISYDEKGVQHVKPVKWAGTWKARTHGFRERIQIPANARNIHVKAGEGTGLAWDKWWTVIDERNIPLVKEREIILRGTTLRPWFKNIVHSE; via the coding sequence ATGACACGGAGATTTCTTGCAACGGTAGCAGGCACGGCATTGCTGGCAGGAGCATTCGCTCCCGGCGTTGCGTTTGGAGTTGACGCTTCAACACAAACCGATCCAGTTTCGCCAACCTCTTCCGCAACTGAAACTGTCAATAGAAGCGATCAAACGGCAAGTAATCCAACAGACAAGACCACACCAGCTCCCGCTGCACAGACTGGTGAATCCGCGCAAGATCCGAAGCCTGTTAAGCAAAAAGATTTTCCTGCCGTAAAGACCCAGCCTGCACAAACTGTTGATAACGGTCGCGAAATTGATAAATTCATCAGATCTCTAGACTACGATCCAGTTGGAGTTCTCGCAGTTCAAGGCGAGAAAATTGAGACGGTTCCGGTAACAAAAGAATCGTTTAAGAACGGAACGTACACCGTATTCAAGCATGAAAAGAAGACCTTCAATAATTTGCGAGGTGATATTTCGGTAATCGAGGCCAATAATGCCAATACGTTCCCAGGAGCGTTGGTCCGTGCTAATCAAAATCTCTCGAAAGGGAGTCCTACCGTAGTGGGAATTGATCGAGCACCTATTACCGTCAGTGTTGATCTTCCTGGGCTTTTGAGTGGTAAGGGAGAGAAAGTCATCCAGAATCCTCATAAGAGTTCCGTCCAAGGTGGCATCAATGAGTTGTTGAAGGGGTGGACGGATATGCATTCTACTTACCCAAACCATGCAGCAAAGATTTCATATGATGAGTTGATGGTCAATTCGAAAGAACAGCTTGAAGCTAAGTTTGGCCTTGGTTTTGAAAAGGTTGCAAACAAGCTTGATGTTAACTTCGATGCGATCCACAAGCATGAGCGCCAAGTTGGCATTGCTTCCTTCAAGCAGATTTTCTACACGGTTTCTACTGATACTCCGAACAATCCTCACGAGCTGTTTGCAAAGAATGTAACGAAGCAAGATTTGATTGATCGCAATATTGATAAAAAGAACCCGTTAGCCTACATTTCGAATGTAAGTTACGGCCGTCAGATCTTCGTGAAGCTGGAAACTGATTCCACTGATAATGATGTGAAGGCAGCATTTAGCGCAGTATTTAAGGGTAGCTTCGGTAATGGCAAGACAGATGTTGATACGAAGTACAAGAATATCTTGAATAAGACTCGCGCAACTGTCTATGTTCTTGGTGGAAGTGCGCAAAAGGGCGTTGAAGTTGCGACAGGAAGCATTGAAGATCTCAAGAGGATTATCAAAGAAGAAAGCACCTTCTCGACCACCGTTCCAGCTGTGCCAGTTTCCTACACAGTTAACTTTGTGAAGGACAACCAGCGTGCAGTAGTCAAGAACACTGGCGAGTACATTGAAACCACCGCAACTACCTACAACTCGGGCTTCATTACACTTCGTCACCGTGGCGGTTACGTTGCAAAGTTCGCTTTGGAATGGGATGAAATTAGCTACGACGAGAAGGGCGTTCAGCACGTCAAGCCTGTGAAGTGGGCAGGAACATGGAAGGCTCGTACTCACGGTTTCCGCGAACGCATCCAGATTCCAGCAAACGCACGTAACATTCACGTGAAGGCAGGTGAAGGTACTGGTTTGGCTTGGGATAAGTGGTGGACAGTGATCGATGAACGGAACATTCCGTTGGTTAAGGAGCGCGAGATCATCCTTCGCGGTACTACCTTACGGCCTTGGTTCAAGAACATCGTTCATAGCGAGTGA
- a CDS encoding HNH endonuclease family protein — MRRSFIDKILFPIAIAAGLWLVVPGLGPDIAGMEERFGWKIGPDDWRGPLSQEPTFHISNPEIGALLDTIPIRHKQHLPRYNRQDFGQAWADVDRNGCDTRNDILARDLNDVRFKKGTHNCVVVAGKLNDPYTGKRIDFVRGQKTSTLIQIDHVVALSDAWKSGAWEWDPETRENFANDPENLLTVDGQANQDKGAANAAQWLPENDAFQCAYVERQLRVKARWHLSVTQNEHTAIARTLSHCY, encoded by the coding sequence ATGCGCCGTTCGTTCATTGATAAAATCCTCTTCCCCATCGCCATAGCCGCAGGTCTGTGGCTAGTTGTTCCTGGCCTTGGCCCAGATATTGCGGGGATGGAAGAACGTTTCGGCTGGAAGATCGGCCCCGACGATTGGCGTGGCCCGCTCTCCCAAGAACCAACATTTCACATCTCCAACCCAGAAATCGGCGCGCTGTTAGATACCATTCCGATTCGTCACAAGCAGCATCTCCCCCGATACAATCGGCAAGATTTTGGACAGGCTTGGGCCGACGTCGATCGGAACGGTTGCGATACCAGGAACGATATTCTTGCACGTGATTTGAACGATGTGCGGTTTAAGAAAGGTACGCACAACTGCGTCGTCGTCGCCGGAAAACTCAACGATCCCTACACCGGAAAGCGAATCGACTTCGTGCGCGGGCAGAAAACGTCTACGCTCATCCAAATCGATCACGTGGTTGCCCTATCGGACGCATGGAAATCCGGAGCGTGGGAATGGGATCCGGAAACACGCGAAAACTTTGCCAACGATCCAGAGAACTTACTTACCGTTGACGGCCAAGCGAACCAGGACAAAGGCGCCGCGAACGCCGCCCAGTGGCTCCCAGAAAACGACGCCTTCCAGTGCGCATACGTCGAACGGCAGCTGCGCGTGAAAGCCCGCTGGCACCTGTCCGTTACGCAAAACGAACACACGGCAATCGCACGCACGCTCTCGCACTGCTACTAA